The nucleotide window gaaatTGGGTAATtctaaatttatattttgagaaaataacagtgttttttgaccttgcatgcatttaaacctgttgtctGGGACTCATAAACAGTGATAGGGTGCTTAAAATTTGCACCTTACTGgctctttaaatattttttgaatgatagagccaaagttAAAAAGTGTTACTTtgtgccctgctctcccctattGTAGGTTTACTGTTCAAGTGGTAAAGCAATGGTTGTATGAGAAACTCACCTGCTTTATAAGAGATGTAGGAATGGACAATGGCAAGTGTCCCTGGCCACTCAATATCATCTTCCTTTTGCAGTATCTGATGGAAACACGTGTACTGTGTGTTACTCAAATACACCCCTAATCACATCCTGCatttaaatgtacagtatacatacagtacaacaaaaCGATGAAAATGAATGTGGAAAATTAATGTATAGAAGTGAAAAGAAATGAAGTGGAGAAAATGAGGCTGACTAAACTTACGAAGTCTTAAGCGGTCTTAATGCAGTTGGCTGCTTTGAGTATATGGGAGTTTGGAAatggaaatagacagcattattttgaaatatttttctaCTTTAGGTGCCCTAAGGATTTACCTGGTTTCTGCATTTAAAGCAGCTTCACAATACCTGCTGATAAATATTGACTCTATTCCATTCTGAATTtaaccaaataaaaaaatagtaagCAGGACTTTAAGTAAAACAGTTAGTACACTGCCTTTTCATTCTTCATTTAATCAAAGAAATCAGatatttctgttaaaaacaattgaaaaatataaaatgatataaagactTTCtccttttttttaagaaagcaaCAAAGTGAGAAAAACGAAATTATTTAAGAGGGAACAGCAATAATCTAGCAATACTGTAACCCTGTTACCAACCACTCACAATTCACCTCCACTACCACTAGATGTTGCTGGTAAGCATAGTAAACATTAGGATAGGGAAGTCTAAGGCCCTGTCCCACATGGCGCAATTTGCATTTTCAAATAGTGCTCACAAGCACCCCCCTTTGTGGACCGTTGCATGCTGCATTACTCAACAGTCTACGCGGCAATTAATAACCAAAGTGCTCTCGGGGGTGGAGGACCGCAAGGGTTTAGCGCGGCATTTGGGACAGAGCCTAAATCGGGTCTTATTAACAGCAGTGTACTATCACAGCTACTTACATCCCCCGCCGAGTTGGGGCTGGGTGAGAGTGAATGTGATGGAGGGGTGAGTGAAAGGGCATGGGAGAATGGACTGCCCGTGGTGGGCCGCTGTAGGTCTGGGGAGGCAGAATGATGGCTGCTGGTGGTTGGGGGGAGGGGCCCCCACGCCACACCCCCGCAATCTGAGTGAAATGAAACAAAAGgacaaacaaaacagaaaaggaaagaaagaagaCAAAACATTGGTGTAGCATACCTCTGACAAGCTGTCCTCATTGGCTAGGGTAGCAGGAAGAAGGCGGGTTGGGGTTGGTGGTTGGTTGGGAGGAAGAGAGCAATGTTAGATTACAAAGGAAGCTTTGCATGCTGGGTAACAACATATTCTGAAAATGTTGGACTGAGATCAGCTGGTAAAAGCCAGTGGCAGTACATTTAGGCAGATGGGGTTAAGAAATTGTACCCACAAAGAAGGATCAAAGGGCTTGTATATATAGCGCAGATaatgtcaaatgtttttaagtTAATGTATTGTTTCTATCATCAATAAAGTGGTACTCCACATTTTTGTGGGCATTAACAGTAAAATTACAGATCTCAGTGAGTATCAATAGTATTGCTTTAATAcaaaatctatatttttttctatctatctatctattaaaTATAAAAGGCAAAAAAAAATTCCCGAAAGAAAATGTCACTTCTACTAACAAAGTCTGATTCCAGCCTAAATCACATTATCTACAATTTCTGTTTACCTTGAACAGATACATCTACACTTTCGTTACTAATGACTTCAGTTTTGCCAACAGTTAAAACTGCATATGCAACAGTGACAGCTCCTTTGGGCAAGCTGAGGCATCCTCTGTTTAGTGCAGCAATCTGAAGAGAAGCAATCTGTGTTTGCTAGTTTTCTATTCCAAGAAAATGATGAATGTGCGCTCTGTGACACCAACACAAGAACTGAAGGAACACTAATGAGGAGATATTCTTGCAAATGTAAAATGTGCAAAACTAACCAAACTGTGAATCTATACAGTAGTTTGAGAACACCGTCTGACGCTTTTACTAATGTATACACTTCTACAGCAGCCCAAAGACACTCATTATCCCACTTAACACATTGCAGGGTCATTTCTTTCtgtctcacacacacatttcaGGACCACTCCACAGCCGAGTGCCTGTGAGCACATTACATAATCAAACAGTCATTACTGCTGAATGTGTGCTTGTGTGAGATAGATGGGCAGAGACTGACTGAAGGCAGTAAAACAGTGCGGATTAGTCCAAGACGAGGGGTGTTAAAAAAAGGTTATGAGAGGAGAAAGAGCTTTAAGCATGAAATAATGACTGGCTTGTGTTTCGaaggatttgttttttttttaaacaaaataatgttaataatgaAGTCACATTTCCAAGATTATCTAACCTGTGTTCTTCAAAGCTCTTTTGCATtggattttattaaaataataattaaaatgagaTGTTTACATTTCACATTAATGATTCCCACCAATGGGAACCTAccctatatgtgaccctgtttgTGAAAACCAGGCTTAAGTCTCAAATGGGCAGTTTCCTGGATAggttttagattaatccaggactatgccttagttatattagggcatttaattagttttttacaagcataccttacaaaataacaatactggtgtgcatcttaagacaaaacaatggcacttgatatatgttaaaagggggttcgcacaccggccgcgtaGCTCAGCGTCGCACCGCATCAAGTCGCATCTAGGACAACTTGGAGGTATCGTAAactggaagtgcacattaaataatGCGAGCTTCGttagatagcgtctacttcaaaacgCTAAATATACgctagcagccaatgttaatcgtcaatgatttgggacaaatatgatgttatttaatgttaaactatgtgagtggcgctgtgtggcgcgatATGGATTTGAGCAACTTTCTGAGTCAAAGCTGGGCGGCGcagacaggcgccacctggcggagccggtgtgcgtatactcaaaGGAAACAATTTGTTCGATTTTTTTAGAACGCCGGtgagctgcgcgtccggtgtgTGATCCCCTTAAGATATCTcagtgcaattttttttttattcatttattttttgcccagtttttgcctttatttaacagtgagttTAGAAGAGGACAGGAAACTACAGGGAGGAGAAAGGGGTGtgggatcggcaaatgaccacgagccgggaatcgaactcgggtcgccgaaagtgcgaaagcaccacatgtcggagagctgcccactacaccaatGGCTCCGACAATCAACCgtgcaaaatgtttttaaattaaggcagctcacaCATTTTAGTCTGTGACTagcataagccctgtctggaaaaccgccCCATAATTTGATCATAAAATTAGGAGTATCatcaattttgatttcatttattgatttcaatctttgacatggccttactcagtcaatattaatgatattaaggttatatttcacataaatcacaaaaaactgACTTAAggatgggttttcacagactgggttaCATAAATCGCTTTTCCattgcagggtttcccgcagcacttttcagttcgggcagcccacctaagctgggaaaccctaccaccttaactaaaaaaaaatttcgcctcacaaaaggccgtcaagtgcatctcggagaatagcgaaCAGGGCACGCGcaccacatggccgaaatgagagaaagacatggtccgtcactgCCTGGAGGATAActgccagttgataaaacatttaattcattaataatctagtatgttttcattttttgtcatagtttcttcaaaattgagtttgacGCGTATGCCCAACCCATTTGATTGTGTGGTATGACAAGGCTCAGTACCATGCGGCTGGGCTCAGCTCgttttacaaacaaatgctCAACACGGGAGCAACGAAGCATATCGATTGAAATGGTGGTACTGATTCCACACAATAAACCCCCCCCAAAAGTTAGCTATTCTGAACCGTTCAGGGCAGAAAATGCAAGGGAAAAAGCGCCAGTGGGCTTGTTAAATCTGACGTCAAAGACCACTTCTGGGTTCAACCGATGCTCAAATGCCAtaggaaaataacaaataatccCGCTAATATACACTCGCAACTGACAAAAAAACGATTCAAATTTTTATCCTCACAACAACATCTGTGATGACCAGACATGGATTTTTTTACGAATTATTAATATACTGCTGTTTCTGATTCTGTGTGCCTGGAGACTGCAGTGTACACTGAGagtttacaaaagtttaaatgtGTGATATGAATAAATAGTAAGCATAAACAACtctttaaataatatcctcTACTGAAATGAGTAGAGGCTTGGACCCGGACAGTACACTTAGATGGTGTGAGTGTCTGAACTTACCTGTATTTCTGCTAGACTGGTTTATTGAACTCAGATATGACATTGAGCTCCTTTTCCtctgaaacacacacaagcATGGTGGATTCAAACATCTCTAATCTGTGAGCtgtttgtattgttttgttgttgtgtgaaTGTCTGTTACCTCTGGTTCAAACGTGGCCCCGCTATATATGGGATTTGCAGTTGTCCGTCTCTTGCGCTCCTGACGCCTGCTCTGAATTTCTACACACACAAAGCAGGAAAGGTCATCTCACAAATATACAcgcatacacacaaacacattttatgctACTGACCTTCTAAATAGTCACGCGTGACCAGTCCCAAGGAAAGCATGAAGGCCAGTTTCTGCAGAACATGTCATTATCTTAGTAATCATCACACCACTATAATCATCATCCTCTTTATAACAAACATGATGTTATGACTGTATCATTATACCAGAGGGTTATCCTGATGTTTGGGGGAAGGCGTGTGTGTGTTGGTGGGTGCAGGTGAAGATGGTGTATCCAAGGATTGTGGAGGTGAACTGTGTGTCGGTGTGTCTGGCGAGATGAGCAATGAAGTCTTTGGCTCTGTCCCATATTCCACTATGGGTATCTAAAAGAAAAACAGCATGGTGTTGACATGTACCAGAGACAGTTTTTAAAAACTGGTCCAGTTAATGCACATATGCAGTTAAGAATTTGTTGGACCGCTTGGTGAAATAATTCTCAATTTGAGCTAAAGAAGCAAAATGTATGACATCCCACTGTGTCGGAAATGATTGCTGAATTGATAGATGTTTATAGAAACTCACCGTGTTGTCAGAGCCTGAGCTGTTGTGAATtaactgctgtgtgtgtgtctgagcAGGTTGTTGCGTGTGTGTAGATGAAGCAATCAGGATGCCTGTGTTACAGCTGTTGTGGCAAGGTAGGCCGTTGAGAATACGCATCTGCTGGACGTGACCGGAGGAAGGAAGGGCAGTGCTCAGTTTCACTGGTGACTGTAAGGTCTGCATAGAGACCTGACCTGGAGCAGCTTGGGATATTGAAGAGGGAGGTTTTGGCCTGACCTGCTCACACACACGAGAAAGAGGAGAATTATGTGTTGAATGATTGGAGAAGTATAAAATTGACTGAAGCAGTCAATAGTCCCGATTACAGGCATTAGAACGGACAACGCCCTGacagcttcgggccaatcataACGTTTTGATACAGATGTAGCGTTTACCCCGCACTGTTTCACACGCATGCTGcttaaagtcgagcacacctgaagtaaACGTCCACATCTCTTCACcagagttgtttaaaacagcttattacacggctctctggaatgcttgattctgattggtcagttgagacatttgcaggttcgttcttttcaaataataaccgctccaaagtaataacgcatagccggtactacttgtacgattaaaatcgctccgcgccaataaagattactagctgtttggcgccatcttgtgacaaacactggacaaccataattttaacatgtacggaaaaaacaaaacatttaaacagtggatagaagaacgaacaacgacaagacacagagagcttactgagactgaacttgacaaaataagagcatgacagctacgaagccaacacacaaaaaaatacagaatgggcattaaaacatctcaaagactggctaaaagagaaaaaaatggagacagacaagtatgaagcagaggatcttaataaggtattacgatcattttatgcatctgtgcaaagtttcgcggaaggataaaaatgttaatttaaaacaaatatgccaataaaatgtttcaaattcatattcatgtccagttttttttttatgtggcaagtagccgtgtaataagcgggataatgtagaggcagccggtagttatcgggaaataagccccttcagtgtgatacaagaccctccgcttcgtgTGAACTCCAATTTtgtctttaatttaaaacaatttttaaaacaatatttttttatagctatcgttataatgtgaacggcccttaactctaggggagttggaaaattagcatattttgtacttgtaaaaaaaacatatgtccCCCTCACTTTGTTTAACACCTTAGTATCATGTATAAACATTtcctttatatataataaaaagtaCAAGTAGATGGCGtaataaatgtatacaaatcTAACCCAAAATAATTATCAATTAATATAAGTAATTTAAAAAGAATATTTGTCCTCAGATTATGTGTCATTGGTGTTATTTATGATACaaactattatttaaaaataatataaatatgttggGAATTACATCCAAGGTCAAAGGTTAACAAGAAAGAGGATCTGTCATAGCACACACATGGTGAGAGTCATATTACTTGTTAAAAGTTAGACATTTTCTTTAACATGTTACTTTTCAGTGTGGTTCTTTGGGGAGGGGGGGTTGGTGTTGCTTCAGTTTGTGGTTATTTATAGCAAAATACATAAAAAGCTAATTACCTTAggtcaaatcatagctaaagtgtATCAAAAACTACGCTGAGCTAACATTATTGTGTAAacttaatgtatacaatgttagctacagatcCTTAAACTTTTGCCTGGCTACCGAACCTCTCTTCACAAACTGATCCATGCTCAccgtctcccctcgtctttaggaaaccaaaacatttgtatttTCGACAAGATATTAGTTCTAGAGGTTAGTTTAGGCTGGCCACACAGGAAGATTTTAAGGCCAATTTGACCCAATAAGTGTTTTACCGCACCCGATTTgtcaaaaaatgaaataaataaataaaactctgTTTTATCTCACGTTTCTGTTAAAAATCATTTGACACTGTCCCTATGTCTGTGGTCTACCATGGTAAATATCGTCCAGTGTGTCCCAGGCCTTAGCCACTAGCCAGGCTGAGAAACAATAGACCAAAAATGAACGTTGTGCCATGCGTGTAACCATGACAACGcacgtgcgtccaatgaaacggcttttgcatctgagctacTCATTTATTTCTCGTGCATATTTTTTTGGATTGCCTATATCAAGTTCCATAACAAAGAATATAACTACACGCATACAAGcttgacattttcaaaaatgtgaTTATTCATGCCCATGCCtaacatatatgcacatattcAACATACACCATCAGTGAGAATGCAACAGCATACAATACTGCCATAGAAAGATCAGGGTTAAGGATCGGTTCAGGATAAAGAGCGAAAGCAAAATCAGGGAGTGAAAATGTCACCACTGTACAAGCAAAGAGAAATAAAACCCAAAGCAATATAACAAGGTGGACCACAAAGAAAAAACACtgcaaagaaaaacaacatcTGCACTTAAGAAAACACACCCAAGATACACAGACGCACACTAACACTTAACAGTGAGGGCTTTTCGCTAGTCCAGCCAGGCATTAGGGTGTGAAGGGTTTCCATGGAAACAAACCTGCAGTAGAGTGGCTGGCCGGGTTGTCTGTCTGGTGGGAGGGACAAACTGAGGAACTTTGATTGGTTGTGAGGCTGCTTGAACCTGTGACAAGACCAGCCGTTTATTTGTGACACAAAGACACTCTTAACTTGGAAGTATAGTTCATTTTTTACATGTACGTGCACAgtcgaacgcacagccttgcaaagcacaCTTCATTTAAATGCAAACATGGGCATTGGATGCATGCATTACCTCTCCTGGCCTACAGGGGTCTGTAAAGAGCAGTTAAGGAGCTTTAAGCTCGCAACGCCACTAGTTAAAACGCATGTAAACATCTTCCTACTCTTTCATGATTGATAATTGAGGGTACCTCCAGAGCTTACAAGCTTTCCGgtctgttttgtttttcatcGTCTACATTGTAAATCGACACCCCCCGGGCACAGTTGCCAGCTTGTGGATAAACCAAAATGTGCATGTGTGACCTGCGGGTACAAGGTATGCTTAATTCTGGCAATAAAGTTTGTGCTTACTATTCTGATGTCGAAATTAGTTGACTGTCGCATATGCGTAAAAAGTGAACTATACCTAGGTCTTTAGCATACTAACTGTTCCAACACACTTCCTACAACAAGTACCTTTAACATATTTATCATATTTGtgtaccgtaaaacttcaaataatagcccaggcttttattttcccaaacctatcatcacaccaggcgtctaaaaaagacaggcgtctataagagacaggcctttaatttaattgttccagcatgacagcaggaggttaccacatattacgttttatttttaatttgatggtgtttaacaaattagtttgtgtaataacaagagtcttaaattattggcagtataaataaagcaaataaggatatgtttttttattggttgttgcgtgaaatcttacccagatacaacagtgctattttctgattggctattgtgtagcctctttctcttttttttgtattggctcgctcgactagaactctagggaagacgggcttgatagagagagagagaagtgcggccagatacattttgggcgctgcagcatattaaatatgataaacAGTGTTTCCACGcgagaaatacaatgtgtggcgggagtgcatgcatgacaaaagactgaaacccggctattatcagcggcctcaaaacactaccggcccaccgggaaaagtccagactctcccgattgccacttcgCTACTGTCATCATCACCTCAATCCTGGCGACGAAGCTCgttgtgttgtcatagtgatgagtaatggaacgactgcgtctgtcacgtgacatctaccggtaagcaaaaaaaaactttagcgTGTTCAATCTGCACCATAGAACTGTCTTAAACAGACGATCTGACGGGTTTTAGAAGATTAATACAAcccgaaactaaaaaacagaccaggcctttatttgagacaggcgtttatttacccaaacctgtcgTCACACCAGACGTCTAAAAGAGACTATTTGGGactcggctattatttgaagttttacggtaattAACCAACTAGAGTCAGAAAGAAACAATCCTGTGCTCATGGGCTGTGCATAATTCCTAAATAATATGGACGGTCACGCTAGACGCTGGGTTTTTATTGACTTAATGGTATACGCCTATGAACAGAGAAACTCTGTGACAAAGCATGCATTTCAGTGTGTATAAATGTCCAAATTTAATAACCTCTACCTTGCAACTTTGAGTGACAATTCATGGGTGACAAGTCATGTGATTACAAGAAGTACTGACCTATAGGCCTCTAGAATCAAAGTCTATTGTGACCATGGCTTAAGTCTAAAGACATAATGTTGGCTACCACCTCAAATGTAGTTTGCCAAAGAAAATGAGTAAACATGTTGTTGTAAAATGATAACAGAAACACTTACAACAACGGTGCTTTTGGACATGACTCGCAGTGGCTCTATTCCCTGATTGGTTGATTGGATAACCGGTTGGAGGTTTACTGGGGCGTTTTGAGGATCTGCACTGGAAGGGCTTGCCAGGAGAGTGTTGCCAAGGGTTGTAACCACTGTGATAGTGGGTGCTGGTGTCATAATGATAGGTGAGTTGGGTGTGGCAGCTCTCAGCACCAGAGGTAGAGTCTTTGAAGCAATCATAGGACCCACAGAGTTCTGCAGGGTcaacacatttttaaacttcAATTATCAGTTAGTTTACTTTTCTAACCCTAATGCTCTACTTATGTAAAGATCCGTGTTTGATCTTTTATCCTAAGCAACTTACAAAAGCGAGAAAAAAACAGCAACGCGATTTCTCAAAGGCAAGCAATAACATGAAAAATGTGAGCTTCCTGTGTGTGCTTTGTAATAGTGTGGGTACCTGTGGAGTGGTGAGGCTGGCAGCAGGCAGcgatgtctgtgtctgtgtaaTGAGCAGATGAGTAGATGTTTGCCCATCGGCTTGTAGCGTCTGTGTCTGCAGCTTCATATCGTCCTGTTTCACCAGCAGATCTCTCCTTAACTGCTCCACTACCTTTTTCTGTGGGAGAGAAAAAGAACAAGCGCATGTTCATTTTTCCTCTTCCGTCACTCGTACCTGCAATGAAGTCTCTCTCACTCATGCCCTTTCTTTCTGCCTGCTGTTGATAAGAGTTTGTGATGCTGGATTTTGGCCCATTTGACAGCAAGTGGGAACATGGAGTTCCTACAGCTAAACATCACTCtgttttgtctctctctctttctctctctctcggtttCAGGCAAAATTCCAATAGTATCTGCCTTTAACATCTAACACCTTAAACGCATTTGAAGAAACAAGATTATGGAAAAATAACAGACACCTTTAACAGCATTATATTAACATTTGTAACTATAAACTGTGTGTCTGATGTTCACGTGAAAGAAATGTTGGCATGTTTGAAAATCATGTATAACATCAGTAATACTATATAAGATCTAATAGGAATGATGTGAAAATTCCTTCTATATAGACCGTTATTTATAAGTTATGCTTATTAAAGTGTATGTCTGGTTGTGTATTTTACactgtatttttaaaaaatgttccCTTTTATTCCAGCTTAATATATGGGCAACCTTAAAGTAAGGCCATTCGTACACCGACTTCCCTTAAGATTAAAAAATCTGAAGCACTTTCCAAAAACTGCTCTGCTTGTCTAAACTCAATCATATGTCAACTACTATTTCTAAATGAATTTCATGAATTACTCTGTAATAAGGACTATTTACTGATGCTATAATGGCTCAGAAATGACACATTTCACCtataatatacaaataaaataacatcaaATTTTTCCCCAAATATTGTACACTAGACAATTTGCACACTGCCAGAAAAATAGTCAAAATATGTAGgtatcactggggcagtaccctttcaaaaggtAGCGCTTTAGACCTAAAAGAGTGGTTTCATggacagagattagcttaaaCAAGGACTAGGCATTAGTTTAttaaggaaatataactagttttaacaaacatgccttactaaaaacattaattgtgtgcattttgaggcaaaacaaagggcactgactttaagatatgtcagtgcaaattgttttcagtttggacagcttttacatttattttagtctaggactagtctaattcctgtctgggaaaccacccaaaagagttcatattagtacttcaaggGTACATCTTGTGTAGGTCAGGGGTAGAGCACTATGTTAGCAGCGCAAatggtcatgggttcaaacccagggaacacacaacCTGGTAAAAAAGCtggtataccttgtaatgcaatgtaagttgctttggataacaGCTTCttccaaatgcattaatgttaatgttaatattGGTCCCAAATTTTTACAGATATATTAAGACATTTTTAAagagtactgccccagtgacagctggggtacacatttttacctttttttctaaaaacaatTCAATACAGACATGCTTTAGTGGCATATGAAGtagtagaaagtaaacaaaaaaatgtaaatcacCCTACACAATAATAATGAATGGAAcagaaacatttgcatgaacaTTTTCAAGCAAATGTGGAAGAATGGAAATTTAACAATGAAGTTGAAAAAATGTACATAACAGGTGAATTTCCAGTAACAAATTATGTAACTCTAAACGTCCTGTGATTTTAATTTGCAGTACTATTATTACATAgctcgttggaatgcttgattctgattgggccagtcgtgacatttgcaggtttgttattccaaCTATATTACAACTGctcaaaaataataacacaagacaacccagatgctgcaaatcattttgacaggtataGTTGAATAGTACacaaaaaagtaatataaatatgtcttttaacaacatatatgacattaaaggcgatctaagcgaatctgtgtgatgTCACTTCTTTTTAACGTTCGAAGTGTTTTCAAACAAAACGGAACGttgctaactcctccccctcccttccgtgctttctgaacgagtcatgaacgtgcccaacccccactcccaaatccttcttgtcgtttattggcctgaacactttgttatgtttcgtggtggtaggtttgaccactttgtttttgtttcagtttgTAAAGCCTGGCCTGTCAACAGAGACCGCGTTTTTATACAGTGTATTCAGGGGACAGccagctagcagatagtgaggagatgtttactgtatgaaacaaaaaatgttttatggcctaaaaccaagaattcgcttagagcacctttaaatttacaattaattaaaccaaatagcgtgtttgtgacatttgaaagtcttGTCTTCTTACAAACCGAAAATAAACAGGTTTTTCTCGCGGAAGGTCTgaattcattaaaaatgagctaataaaatatttcaattcAATGTtgaatgttccttaccttacctAAGATGTAAATAGCagtgtaataagtgggataatgtacggGCAGTCGATTGTTAtgtgaaataagccccttcagtgtgatacaagtcCCTCCAGTTCGGGTCaagtcctgatcacactgttggGGCTTGTTTCTGCAAACTGTGCAAATATAATTTTCTATAAAGAAAGCAGAATGTGCTTCTAAATTATTGACATTATTGGTATCTTATCAGTGCA belongs to Paramisgurnus dabryanus chromosome 2, PD_genome_1.1, whole genome shotgun sequence and includes:
- the phf21aa gene encoding PHD finger protein 21Aa isoform X4 gives rise to the protein MEWKKSSCFLHPPTSASWMVFKTADAGKAAVLGLGKKGSIMELQNLQEALKVEIQIHQKLVTQMKQDPQNADLKLQLRDLQAKITALSERQKKVVEQLRRDLLVKQDDMKLQTQTLQADGQTSTHLLITQTQTSLPAASLTTPQNSVGPMIASKTLPLVLRAATPNSPIIMTPAPTITVVTTLGNTLLASPSSADPQNAPVNLQPVIQSTNQGIEPLRVMSKSTVVVRPKPPSSISQAAPGQVSMQTLQSPVKLSTALPSSGHVQQMRILNGLPCHNSCNTGILIASSTHTQQPAQTHTQQLIHNSSGSDNTIPIVEYGTEPKTSLLISPDTPTHSSPPQSLDTPSSPAPTNTHTPSPKHQDNPLKLAFMLSLGLVTRDYLEEIQSRRQERKRRTTANPIYSGATFEPERKRSSMSYLSSINQSSRNTANEDSLSEILQKEDDIEWPGTLAIVHSYISYKAAKEGEKDRLVRWSTELRQERETLEHRAGQLSNSITSCMDGKNSVLSRQKEMETSLEKIRGLVRLIRGIQLPPLSYPEFISPVGMANGDTYQNGASKPSSSGTDTNNNTNNATSSCETTVIISTLTSLSDTVNQNATNNNTVQTDTTNTSGSEGTDDSAQIKSVPRIKSEPTNSTAFSNNSSNQGVPSTNGTVCAEEENLKKHKNNSDLSVIPQALLGPIVPLTEVTEGVK
- the phf21aa gene encoding PHD finger protein 21Aa isoform X1; the encoded protein is MEWKKSSCFLHPPTSASWMVFKTADAGKAAVLGLGKKGSIMELQNLQEALKVEIQIHQKLVTQMKQDPQNADLKLQLRDLQAKITALSERQKKVVEQLRRDLLVKQDDMKLQTQTLQADGQTSTHLLITQTQTSLPAASLTTPQNSVGPMIASKTLPLVLRAATPNSPIIMTPAPTITVVTTLGNTLLASPSSADPQNAPVNLQPVIQSTNQGIEPLRVMSKSTVVVQAASQPIKVPQFVPPTRQTTRPATLLQVRPKPPSSISQAAPGQVSMQTLQSPVKLSTALPSSGHVQQMRILNGLPCHNSCNTGILIASSTHTQQPAQTHTQQLIHNSSGSDNTIPIVEYGTEPKTSLLISPDTPTHSSPPQSLDTPSSPAPTNTHTPSPKHQDNPLKLAFMLSLGLVTRDYLEEIQSRRQERKRRTTANPIYSGATFEPERKRSSMSYLSSINQSSRNTANEDSLSEILQKEDDIEWPGTLAIVHSYISYKAAKEGEKDRLVRWSTELRQERETLEHRAGQLSNSITSCMDGKNSVLSRQKEMETSLEKIRGLVRLIRGIQLPPLSYPEFISPVGMANGDTYQNGASKPSSSGTDTNNNTNNATSSCETTVIISTLTSLSDTVNQNATNNNTVQTDTTNTSGSEGTDDSAQIKSVPRIKSEPTNSTAFSNNSSNQGVPSTNGTVCAEEENLKKHKNNSDLSVIPQALLGPIVPLTEVTEGVK